In the genome of Phocoena sinus isolate mPhoSin1 chromosome 15, mPhoSin1.pri, whole genome shotgun sequence, the window AGTTTGGCTGTCAAAGCCTTTCAAAGAGGCAACCATCCTACTCGATTCTCCAGGATGAGTTTCCTTGAGCTCTGATCCCAGCGTGAATCAGACCAAGGCCAAGTAGCAACGCCCGCCCCCCTAACCTGCGTCCACCCCATCCCGGGGGGACCTGACAGGCAGTGATGGAGCCTGCAAAGCCCTCCTTGATAAtagtatttgatgcacatttcctgagttgttttgcagatgtaaCCCCCTGTCCcgcaacaaatggaagatgttcaCTGCTTGATGACCAAGAGCACATAGCCctaggcctcctggagcctaaggactgaaaatgttaacccctgtgacaccgccctgctacctcaccatcagccaatcagagaactgtgcacaagctgatcacagaCCTGCaagccccctccctcacctggcttttaaaagtgctttgctgaaacccttccgGCGAGCTCGAGGCTTTTTAGGGCGTGAGCCACCTGGACTCCTTGCCtggccctgcagtaaacctttcttTGCTCCAAATTCTGACatttcggtttgtttggcctcactgtgcgtagGGCACACGAACGTGCGTTAACAACCCTATACCCCGTCGCACAGCCCAGAACCCCAGTGCTTACTGCTGGTGACGAGGGTGGTCAGGACCATGCCTGGCTCCCGAGGGACGCTTGTCCCATGACTAGGGAGAAGCATGGGCGGCACAGAATTGCTTGTCAGCGCCTGGCTCTGCCAGGGTCTCTGTGGTGCCATCCACACATTACCTTGTGCATCTCATAACCACCCTCCAGGCGGGTGCCGGGTGATTCGAAATCTGTGGTCATGGAAACAGGAGCTGACTTGAATCAGAAATGTGTCCCCGGGGCGGCGAGTAGGAAGAAGTGTAAATGAGGCCCCAGCTCAGAGGTGTCAGCCCCAGGGCCTCCATGGCCCTGCTTTGCCTCCTCCTGGTCCTGTGCATGGCCTCCACCTCCCCCTGCCCGCTGGACCAGTGGAGGAGGCCTCAcatcctttgtatttttctttctttttgtcattttcagaTGCTGTTGTAgctcttccttttcagtttaAATTTGCTGGAAGTCTAAACGGCATTCCTTAAGTGAACAAAACTCAGTCACGTGATACCTGCGCtaagcagggtggggtggggctgggcccaCACAGAGGGGCTGTCCTGGCCCTGCTCCAGCTGATCCTGATACAGTCCAGGgctcttggccttccccaatcaatagaaagtgatcagaggccagacaaggcATTCAGGCTGGCTTTGTTGGGGCCCCGGCTGCAGCAGGGGGGAGTGAAGACAAACAGGTCCCCTTGCTTGCCTGCTCCCTGAGGGGGGggcgagcttgttccttatatggcgTGAGGGTACgagtgtgtccaggggtcgggctggaGTTGTGGCCCGGGTGGTCTGCCCGCCCcttaggtggtggtgtgtgctGGGGGCATGCCCAGTACCCTGCTtctgctccaggctcttcaaaaatggcagttgggttttttggtctcttttgtccagaatttgccctaacttcatgcatgcagttatttttagtcccatgccatttctttgtattttgttgctggaggagaggtgtgtccaggtgcaagcatcgCAGAACTGCAGCAAAGCGTCCCAGGTCCCAGCCGGTCTCAATTTCTCTGGCAGACGGTGGTCACGCAGCTCGGTCCTGGGGTTCTCTCTGCCCATTTCTTCCTCTGACCACGTGGACCCTAGGCACATCCTTGTTTCCCAGCTCCTGGGGAGCCTGGGGAATCTTGGGCTATTTGGGTGGGGTCCCGAGGGGAGTGTTAAACAGGAGGTGGTCTGGAAGCCAAGCATGCGATCCTGGGCAAGGAGGCGCAGACAGGAGGGTCCGGTCAGTCTGGGCAGTGAGTTCAGGGCACCAGACCCCCCGGAAGGAAGGCTTTGAGCTGTGAGTTTGGGGGCGTTGTCCGGAAGGCTCATTGTGTGTCCTGTGTAGAGATGACCGACTGCTCACCCCAGCTCCCCAGAGAAGGGCTGGTGGTTGGTCCTGGCCATGGCCCATACTCTCTGATCCTTGAAAGGGATGCTTCTGGCACACAGAGCTGGGCTTCACGGAATCAGGCCCATTTCAGTGAGTACTTCTGGAGAACTCCCTGTGAGACGCCCAGGGGGTGTTTGGTGCCAGCAACACGAACATGGACGTGACAGAAGCCCTGCCTCCCCTGGGAGACAGGCCAACCGGTGCCCATGATCCAGTCCAAGGAGACAGAGTTCTTCCGATGGGAGTCAGGACAGCTTTGGAAAAGAGGTGGCACTTGGCCTGGACCCTGAGGGATGAGTAGGAGTCTTGAGAGCAAAGGTAGCCCAATCCCAGGTACAGGCAGGGCCAGGCAGAGGGACCCCAGCAGGGACTGCACACCTTCTGGGTTTCCTGGGCCCCGGCTCTGTCTGTGCCCATGTCTTAGGGCCTCCCAACCTAAGGCCCACATTCACCTTTCTTCCCTGGGCTCTTGTCTGGATGTGTCCGTAGCTCTCAGTCTGGGAAGGGAGACCACCAGACCACCAAGGACTCGGGGGCTCTGTACACATTTGTAAGGGCCAGTCGTGTCCACGTGCTGTGTCCCGGGCTGGCTGTGGCCATGCCGTCCTCTCCTGGGCTGCACTGAGAGGAGAGATGCTGTGCACAGGGGTCCACACCGTCCCTCGTATGAGAGTGTGTGTGGACACCCGCTTTGAATGCACAGGTCTGCTTGGCCTCAGGACATGAACAAGACAGACCCGTGTTTTTCAGGCTCCTCTGGTGACAAAGTGTGAGTGGCCACTGTGGGCATTGCCGGCCTCTGTCAAGATACTTGCTATCCATCCAGGTGTGTGTCAGGACTCACTCACGTCTCCACAGCCTGTTCCCCCCAAAAATCCACTGAGACGTTCCTGCAGTTGCTGACCACCTCATCTCACCCCTACACCTGGATATTCACTGTCCGGCAAAAAAAGCCACGTCACTTCCGTTTCCTTTGCAGTTTTAGTGAACTTACAGCCATCTAAGAAAACGGACAACCCGTTGTGGATTTTTTTGGTTACATCACTTTATGGAAAATATGACCGACAAGCAAAAGCTGCACACATCCAATGTCTACACTTAAGAGTTTGGAGGTTGGGATCCATGTGAGAAAGCTCCCACTGCCCAGGCTATACACGGATCACCTTCAcgtttttatttaatgttttgctTTTCCGGTGTTGAGAGCACTTATTCAACATCTGACCTGTCAGCCCAGGTGCCAGTCCACGGCAGTGTCAGCTCCAGGCCCTATGTCATAGAGTACACGTCCAGAAATTGTCCATCTCGTAAGTAAGATTTATATCCTCTGACCAACATCCCCTCCAGTTGCCTCCTTCCAGCGCTGGGAGCCAGCATTCCACTTTCTGCTTCTGTGACTTTGAGTACTTTGGAGTCCTCATGAAAGTGGAATCAAGCAGTGTTTTGTCCTCTGTCTGGCTTCCGTCACTAAAATTTCCTCCTGGTCCATCCACATTGATGTAACATCCTTCTGCTTCGAGGTTGAATGGTAGTCCAGAGACACAACCTCTCTCGGGTTTTCCTGCACGTCTGGCTGCTTCTCACACCTGATCATATTGCCTTGCTTCTTTGTTGCAAACACCAAATGGCAAAACGACATCTTCTAGCTAGGACTGAGTCCTGTGCTTGGACACCAGGGAACGGCGACCATGGaaactgtttgaaaaaaaaaaaaaaaaaatcacagggaaTTCtcaggcagtccagtggttagagctctgagctttcactgctgagggccaggcCAAGATCTCAGGGAGGAGTGAGGGGAGGATGAGATGTGAGCTGGTCTCGGGCACCTGGGCACCCCGAGGAGGGGAGGCTTGGGCAGGGTTCAGAGCGCCTGCTCCCGGGAAGACAGCAGCTCTAAGCAAgtcgggcgggggtggggtggggacagaaagTCAGGGTCAAAGCCCCTTCTCTCCCCCCATAGGCACCATCTACTCACTGATGCTGGGCTTCTAGAAACTCACCTTTTTCTCTGTCCCCAGGCGTGGTATCCTTACTCCTTCTCTGATCCAGTGTGGCCACCAGAAACCATTCTCAAGTCCCCAGCCCACACAAGTGAGTGACTTCCCATTGTGACTCTGCTGTGGCCACTCCCGGGGACCCTGAACTGTGCTACTCAACGTGTGGACCAGAGGCAGGGACAGTACCATCCCCTGCGAACCGACTAAGAGGCACATTCTCCAGGCCTGAACAGACCTGTTGGGTCAGGATCCTGGAGGAGGGCAAGGCCCAGAGTAGGGGGCATCCACAGACCTCCAGGGGATGCTCAGCCCCTCGGAAGTGCTCCAGTAGCTGCGGACAGAGGATAAAGGCCTGTTTCGGGGGCACAGAGGCAAAGTCTTGTCTGGAAAGAGTGTGCTGTGTCATCGTCCCAGAGCTGGTTTGTGCCCCAGCTGGAGGCTGTGACAGTCTCTTCCTCGGACGCAAACCCAACACACAGGAGTCGTGTGCCCGCTGAGCTGTGGCCCCGAGGCGCCGAGACACTGGCGTCTGCTGCGGGCTCAGCTCAGCCTCCTGAGCACCTTggcttcctcccctctctctgcttccccctcactcactctgcCTCCTCCGGTGACAGCCCCAGACAAGGGGGCACCCGGGCCCAGGGTGTGTCAGAGGCCACCCTCCAGTCACACCTCTGGAGGGAGGGTGTGTCCATCAGCTAGCCAGGCCCCAGGCTGAGAACCCAGGGCGGAGTGATTGTGTCATGCGAGATGCAGGGATTTGGCGGGAAGCTCCTGCTTCTAGGACCTGCAAGTCTTCTCCCCCGGCACCCGCCCAGGGGCTTGGGCACCTGTGTTCCAGAACTTGAGGGGGCTGGGGGCCACGGGGGACAAGGACACACTTGCACTTGTCCAGACCTCGGCCCTCTGCTGCTTTCTTAGCGTGAATACACTTCCCCTCTGGGCAGGCCGCCTTCTGTCACCCACAAGCTGGCTCTGGGCCACTCATCCTCTTTGGCTCTGTCCCTCCTCTTCTCGCTGATCCACACCTACTGCTGTGTCCAGAGACCCCCTTCCAATTCAACCCTTTGCAATTGTGTCCTTGATTCAGAGTCCGAAACTGGGACACACAACTCAGCCTCCCCTCCCACTGAGGTGCCGAGGGGGGTGTGTGGCTGGGCTTCAGCTGCAGGGGTCCCTCCTCCACGGCTGGTCCTTCTCCACCCACCCTGCCTGGGTCTCACTTCTCTTTCCTCAACAGGAGGCAATTTTATCAGCTTTGGATGGAGGAGGCAGGGTcacaagagggaagggacagGGTGTGACGCCAGAGGGGAGGACCAGGGCTAGGAGTATGTCCCGGAGCAGACGAACTGGCCCAATGcccagggaggctgggtgggAGCCGGCGCAGGGAAGGGCGAAGCCTGGGTGTCCGGGCGCCCACAGCCATGCTGTGTCAGCAGTGGACGTGCAGGTGGGCTCAGCCCTGGGCCCTGCTCCTCTTAGGTCCCCAGCTCGTGGTGACTCACGGCTGGCAACCCCAAGGGGAAGGGAATGGTGAAGACCAAGCAACCTTGGAACTTTACTTCCCTGCCACCGTGGAGTATGCCGTACATGTATTCAACCAGAGGAGCCAGGACAGCAATGCCTACAAGGTGGTGCGGATCCTGAGGTCGTGGAAGGAGCCGGTAGGTACCACATCCTCCCCGCTCCTGCACTGGCCCACACCTGCTGCTAATGAGGGTCAGGAGGGGGTTGTCATCAAGGGACCTCTATCACCATTTGAAACCCATAATATAGAGGGATAAACTCTATTTGGTTAGTTTcaggttttataaaaaaaataacttggaattttttaaactgGCAGTCTACTCACATGTAAGGggtgttttcagttttcatcatTTCTTACCTTGTTTAATGAAGAATGACCAAATATGGAGTAAGAGGGGATGAAACtatttagtaaaaataaagagCCAGACAGAAGATACTGGATTAGAGAGATTTAGAAAAGATTTCAtggaaataacattaaaataggTTAGttgaggaaaaacagagagagagagatacacagagacacccacagagggagggggagagcgGCTCGGGAGTCACAGGCCCCCCTGGTCCTGAGGAGCCTCTGGGAGCTCACAACCTTTCCTCTGACTCCACGTGTTCTGGGCTCCCTCTGGGTCCCCACCTACGTGGACCGAGTGTGATTTACACTCTTCCCAGATGGCATTCTTAACCCTAAAATGTTCCCCTAGCAATGCAGTCTCTACAGAATGCAACCAGGGGTGTGGTTTTCATGTGGGCTGCAGACACGAACACCGAGAACACTCCGGAGGAGGAGCACTTCTGGTCCTGTGTGTGGTTGCGTGCGCGTGCGTggttgtgtgtgcgtgtgtggctGTGTGCGTGTACTTTGTCTGAATGCTTGTGTGTGGTGGGGCGCTGGGGCGTCACTCCCTCTGCACCACTGGGTTGAGTGATAGAAGGAAGGCAAAGGGCCCTCCACACTGCTGGGCTTCACTCCGTGGACACTGGAGCTGGTCCTGGCTGGTCCGGCTGCCCTGCACCCTCCAGCTGGGCCTCTGTCTATGGTCTTTGGCCTGGAGTCCAAGACTGACTCTGGGTGTT includes:
- the CST9L gene encoding cystatin-9-like, which produces MLCQQWTCRWAQPWALLLLGPQLVVTHGWQPQGEGNGEDQATLELYFPATVEYAVHVFNQRSQDSNAYKVVRILRSWKDSVQTQANGIVFSTELQLSRTRCGKFDEDIENCPFQASPDVNNTITCFFTIDTEPWRTNFQLLNNTCSEGSAE